Proteins encoded in a region of the Sporocytophaga myxococcoides DSM 11118 genome:
- a CDS encoding DUF4238 domain-containing protein — MSLPRNHHYVSQCQIKNFFNQKEGKIYLYDKETNNFFHKTTTKTVFSETDANSKFENGLIDHGSLEIDLKRNFEDDFTFCINEIHDAVVKNNQVFTQKLYQSLIILTKYGIIGEIRHPKFKAQSDQIIGNIFKEIASHATPELKKQFKDLDNLMSQTKYSNNVIYSEFADEVLSKMGEIFFHIYYIQDEGLFILPDRSSYSHRAKINEYFNPDVREIAIVDIPLSSKIFLHAKSKKMQDGSDKIILLTRQNKDFIDKVNISVLQIANKQVACESGEYLKELVKLL, encoded by the coding sequence ATGAGTTTACCCAGAAACCATCACTACGTCTCTCAATGTCAGATTAAAAATTTTTTCAACCAGAAAGAAGGTAAAATCTATTTATATGATAAAGAAACAAATAACTTCTTTCATAAGACAACCACTAAAACTGTTTTTAGTGAAACTGATGCCAATTCAAAATTTGAGAACGGTTTAATTGATCATGGCTCACTTGAAATTGATTTAAAAAGGAACTTTGAGGATGACTTTACTTTCTGTATTAATGAAATACATGATGCTGTAGTAAAAAACAATCAAGTATTCACTCAAAAACTTTATCAGTCTTTAATAATATTAACTAAGTATGGAATAATTGGAGAAATTAGGCATCCCAAATTTAAGGCTCAATCAGACCAAATTATTGGTAACATATTTAAAGAAATAGCATCTCATGCAACTCCTGAATTGAAAAAACAATTTAAGGATCTCGATAATTTAATGTCTCAGACCAAATATTCTAACAACGTCATTTATTCTGAATTTGCCGACGAAGTCCTATCTAAAATGGGTGAGATTTTTTTTCACATTTATTATATCCAAGATGAAGGCCTTTTCATTCTTCCAGATCGTTCTTCCTATTCACACCGTGCAAAAATAAACGAATACTTTAACCCTGATGTCAGAGAAATCGCTATCGTTGATATCCCATTGTCAAGTAAGATTTTTTTACATGCAAAATCAAAAAAAATGCAAGACGGTAGTGATAAGATTATTTTATTGACTCGTCAGAACAAAGATTTTATAGATAAAGTCAATATTAGCGTACTTCAAATAGCCAATAAACAAGTTGCTTGTGAATCAGGAGAATATTTAAAAGAATTAGTTAAATTATTATAA